A stretch of the Parabacteroides timonensis genome encodes the following:
- the infB gene encoding translation initiation factor IF-2 — translation MPIKLIQVQRKLNVGINTVVEFLHKKGHPVEDNANPNTRISDEQYALLVKEFGKDLPDGGFERPRVVERPNRDRDKERESASVKEEKTSEIKTVIPEEFKPKIVTKGHIDLDGQHRKHQEAPEVKKEEPVATPQPTAVQQPVVKPQPVVEAAPAPSPAPEVKPVEAPAKQEKQEPVHVEKPVEKPVEKKEVKEIVVEKERIEEKKPEVIKKPETTTNSSEEVSNTTAESHSSAESEEDSLFRLNTPKFESNIKVTGKIDLNALNQSTRPKKKTKEERRKERDDKREKFSNNNRPGQPGFHKGPKDPNAKPGAPVKPGASVKPGAPVKPGEGSADAKKKRNRIKKDRVDVNNTPGTNYSRPANQSDRKPRLKKPVKAEVSEEDVQKQIKETLARLTNKGNKNNKGAKYRRDKRDAAVKREHELQELEEQESRVLKLTEFVTANDLANMMDVPVTKVIATCMSIGIMVSINQRLDAETINIVADEFGFKTEYVSAEVVEAINADEEDDNEEDWVARPPIVTVMGHVDHGKTSLLDNIRKANVIAGEAGGITQHIGAYNVKLSSGRRITFLDTPGHEAFTAMRARGAKVTDIAIIIVAADDAVMPQTIEAINHASAAGVPIVFAINKVDKPHANPEKIKEELANMNYLVEDWGGKYQSQEISAKKGMGVEELLEKVLLEADLLDLKANPKKRAVGSIIESSLDKGRGYVSTVLVENGTLKMGDIVLAGTHHGRIKAMFNERNQRVDTAGPSEPVLILGLNGAPQAGDTFNVLETEQEAREIATRREQLQRELGIRTQKMLTLDDIGRRIAVGNFQELNVIVKGDVDGSVEALSDSLIRLSTEEIQVNVIHKAVGQISESDVVLAAASNAIIIGFQVRPSVQARRNAEKDGVEIRLYSIIYDAIEEVKSAMEGMLSPEIREEITAYVDVTQVFKITKVGTVAGCVVKEGKIKRSNKIRLIRDGIVIYAGELGSLKRFKDDVKEVVAGLDCGLNITNFNDIQVGDVIESYEETEVKKTL, via the coding sequence ATGCCCATAAAATTAATACAAGTACAAAGAAAATTAAACGTAGGGATCAACACGGTTGTTGAGTTTCTACACAAGAAAGGTCATCCTGTTGAGGACAATGCAAATCCCAACACGAGGATCAGTGATGAACAGTATGCTTTGCTCGTAAAAGAGTTTGGAAAGGATCTGCCTGACGGTGGCTTTGAGCGTCCGCGTGTGGTAGAACGTCCTAACAGAGATAGAGATAAAGAAAGAGAGTCGGCTTCTGTGAAAGAAGAGAAGACTTCAGAAATAAAAACAGTGATCCCGGAAGAGTTTAAGCCTAAAATCGTAACGAAGGGCCATATCGACCTGGATGGACAGCATAGAAAACATCAGGAAGCTCCTGAAGTGAAAAAAGAAGAACCGGTTGCTACCCCGCAACCTACTGCCGTGCAACAACCTGTGGTGAAACCGCAACCTGTTGTCGAAGCAGCTCCTGCACCTTCTCCTGCTCCTGAAGTAAAACCTGTGGAAGCCCCTGCCAAACAGGAAAAACAGGAACCGGTTCACGTGGAAAAGCCGGTGGAGAAACCTGTGGAGAAAAAAGAAGTAAAAGAGATAGTTGTGGAAAAAGAAAGAATCGAAGAGAAAAAACCGGAGGTTATTAAAAAGCCGGAAACGACGACAAACTCTTCTGAAGAAGTGAGTAATACGACCGCAGAAAGTCATTCTTCGGCTGAGTCGGAAGAGGATAGCCTGTTCCGGTTGAATACTCCGAAGTTCGAGTCGAATATCAAGGTTACCGGTAAGATTGACCTGAATGCCTTGAACCAGTCTACTCGTCCTAAGAAGAAAACAAAGGAAGAGAGACGGAAGGAACGCGACGACAAACGCGAAAAGTTCAGTAACAACAACAGACCCGGACAACCGGGATTCCATAAAGGGCCGAAAGATCCGAATGCCAAACCGGGTGCACCGGTGAAGCCCGGAGCTTCTGTTAAGCCTGGCGCACCTGTTAAACCGGGTGAAGGTAGTGCAGATGCTAAAAAGAAACGTAACCGTATCAAGAAGGATCGTGTCGATGTAAACAATACACCGGGTACAAACTATAGCCGTCCGGCTAACCAGTCGGATCGCAAGCCACGCCTGAAAAAGCCGGTTAAGGCTGAAGTAAGCGAGGAGGATGTACAGAAGCAGATCAAAGAAACCTTGGCTCGCCTGACGAACAAGGGTAACAAGAACAACAAGGGAGCCAAGTACCGTCGTGATAAACGTGATGCCGCGGTTAAACGTGAGCATGAATTGCAGGAACTGGAGGAACAGGAAAGCAGAGTATTGAAGCTGACCGAGTTTGTTACGGCAAACGACCTCGCCAACATGATGGACGTTCCTGTAACAAAGGTTATCGCCACTTGTATGAGTATCGGTATCATGGTTTCTATCAACCAGCGCCTGGATGCGGAAACGATCAATATTGTTGCCGATGAATTTGGTTTCAAGACTGAATATGTCAGTGCAGAAGTGGTGGAAGCCATCAATGCAGATGAAGAAGATGATAACGAAGAAGACTGGGTAGCACGTCCGCCTATCGTAACAGTGATGGGACACGTCGACCACGGTAAAACTTCTTTGTTGGATAATATCCGTAAAGCGAACGTTATTGCCGGTGAGGCAGGAGGTATCACACAGCACATCGGTGCTTATAATGTGAAGCTGTCGAGCGGACGCCGTATCACCTTCCTGGATACTCCGGGTCACGAAGCGTTTACCGCTATGCGTGCTCGTGGTGCGAAGGTGACCGATATTGCGATTATCATTGTAGCAGCTGACGATGCTGTGATGCCGCAGACTATTGAAGCGATCAATCATGCTTCTGCTGCCGGTGTCCCTATCGTGTTTGCTATTAATAAAGTAGATAAGCCGCATGCTAATCCTGAAAAGATTAAAGAAGAACTGGCTAACATGAACTACCTGGTTGAAGACTGGGGTGGTAAATATCAGAGTCAGGAAATCTCGGCTAAGAAAGGTATGGGTGTGGAAGAACTGCTTGAAAAAGTGTTGCTGGAAGCAGACCTACTGGATCTGAAGGCTAATCCGAAGAAACGTGCTGTCGGTTCAATCATCGAATCGTCGCTGGATAAAGGACGTGGTTATGTATCGACGGTATTGGTAGAAAACGGTACACTGAAAATGGGTGATATCGTACTGGCCGGAACACATCACGGACGTATCAAGGCAATGTTTAACGAGCGTAACCAGCGTGTAGATACGGCAGGACCATCGGAACCGGTATTGATTCTGGGTCTGAACGGTGCTCCACAGGCTGGTGATACATTTAATGTATTGGAAACTGAACAGGAAGCGCGCGAAATCGCTACCCGCCGTGAGCAGTTGCAGCGTGAGTTGGGTATCCGTACGCAGAAGATGCTTACACTGGATGATATCGGTCGCCGTATTGCGGTTGGTAACTTCCAGGAACTGAACGTGATCGTGAAGGGTGACGTGGACGGTTCTGTGGAAGCCTTGTCTGACTCTCTGATCCGTTTGTCTACCGAAGAAATCCAGGTGAATGTGATTCACAAGGCTGTCGGTCAGATCTCCGAATCGGATGTTGTACTGGCTGCTGCATCGAATGCCATTATTATCGGATTCCAGGTTCGTCCGTCTGTACAGGCTCGCCGTAATGCAGAAAAAGACGGTGTTGAAATCCGTTTGTACTCAATCATCTACGATGCTATCGAAGAAGTGAAGAGTGCAATGGAAGGTATGCTTTCTCCGGAAATCCGGGAAGAGATCACCGCTTATGTGGATGTTACTCAGGTATTCAAGATCACGAAAGTCGGTACGGTTGCCGGTTGTGTGGTTAAGGAAGGTAAGATCAAACGTTCGAACAAGATCCGCCTGATCCGTGACGGTATCGTTATATATGCGGGTGAACTGGGCTCACTGAAACGCTTCAAAGATGACGTGAAGGAAGTGGTAGCCGGCCTGGATTGCGGTCTGAACATCACTAACTTTAATGATATTCAGGTAGGTGACGTGATCGAGTCGTACGAAGAAACTGAAGTTAAGAAAACTCTATAA
- the sufB gene encoding Fe-S cluster assembly protein SufB codes for MQESNDIINEVTSSDYKYGFVTDIDTEVIHKGLDEDTVRIISAKKNEPDWMLQFRLKAFRHWQTLEMPTWPHLNIPPIDYQDIIYYAAPKKKEGPKSLDEVDPELLKTFDKLGIPLHERAQLAGMAVDAVMDSVSVKTTFKETLAEKGIIFCSFSEAVQHHPDLVQQYLGSVVSYRDNFFAALNSAVFSDGSFVYIPKGVRCPMELSTYFRINAANTGQFERTLIVADDEAYVSYLEGCTAPMRDENQLHAAIVEIVAKERAEVKYSTVQNWYPGDKEGKGGIYNFVTKRGLCKGEGSKISWTQVETGSAITWKYPSCILAGDNSVGEFYSVAVTNNYQQADTGTKMIHLGKNTRSTIVSKGISAGHSQNSYRGLVKVSPRAEGARNHSQCDSLLLSSTCGAHTFPYADIQNETAVVEHEATTSKISEEQLFYCQQRGISVEEAVGLIVNGYAREVMNKLPMEFAVEAQKLLTISLEGSVG; via the coding sequence ATGCAGGAGTCAAACGACATAATTAATGAGGTAACAAGCAGTGATTACAAGTACGGCTTCGTTACTGATATTGATACGGAAGTGATTCATAAAGGATTGGATGAAGACACTGTCCGTATTATTTCTGCCAAAAAGAATGAGCCGGACTGGATGCTCCAGTTCCGCCTGAAGGCTTTCCGCCACTGGCAGACACTGGAGATGCCTACATGGCCTCATTTGAACATTCCGCCGATCGATTATCAGGATATAATCTATTACGCAGCTCCAAAGAAAAAAGAGGGTCCGAAAAGTCTGGATGAAGTAGATCCGGAATTATTGAAAACATTCGATAAGCTGGGTATTCCTCTGCATGAACGTGCGCAGCTGGCAGGTATGGCAGTGGATGCCGTGATGGATAGTGTGTCTGTAAAGACGACTTTTAAGGAGACGCTGGCAGAGAAAGGTATTATTTTCTGTTCGTTCAGTGAAGCGGTACAGCATCATCCGGATCTGGTACAACAGTATCTGGGTAGTGTGGTAAGTTATCGCGATAACTTTTTCGCGGCGTTGAACTCGGCTGTATTCTCGGACGGATCGTTCGTGTATATACCGAAAGGGGTACGTTGTCCGATGGAGCTTTCTACTTATTTCCGTATTAATGCAGCAAATACGGGACAGTTCGAACGTACGCTGATCGTTGCCGATGATGAAGCGTATGTCAGTTACCTGGAAGGATGTACAGCCCCGATGCGTGACGAGAACCAGTTGCATGCGGCTATCGTAGAGATTGTAGCCAAAGAACGTGCCGAGGTGAAATATTCGACAGTGCAGAACTGGTATCCGGGCGATAAAGAAGGCAAAGGTGGTATTTATAACTTCGTAACCAAGCGCGGATTGTGTAAGGGGGAGGGCAGTAAGATTTCGTGGACACAGGTGGAAACCGGTTCAGCCATCACCTGGAAATATCCGAGTTGTATTCTGGCCGGAGATAATTCGGTCGGAGAGTTCTATTCGGTGGCCGTAACAAATAATTACCAACAGGCCGATACCGGAACGAAGATGATCCATTTGGGAAAGAACACCCGTAGTACGATCGTATCGAAAGGTATTTCGGCCGGTCATAGTCAGAATAGCTATCGGGGATTGGTGAAAGTATCTCCACGTGCAGAAGGAGCCCGTAACCATAGCCAGTGCGACAGCTTATTATTGAGTTCTACGTGTGGTGCCCATACGTTCCCTTATGCCGATATTCAGAATGAAACGGCTGTGGTGGAACATGAAGCTACGACAAGTAAGATCAGTGAAGAACAATTGTTCTACTGCCAGCAACGTGGTATCTCAGTAGAAGAGGCTGTCGGCCTGATCGTAAACGGATATGCCCGCGAGGTAATGAATAAGCTCCCGATGGAGTTTGCCGTCGAGGCTCAAAAACTACTGACTATTTCTCTGGAAGGAAGTGTTGGATAA
- the sufC gene encoding Fe-S cluster assembly ATPase SufC, with product MLDIKNLHANVNGKEILKGIDLSVKAGEVHAIMGPNGSGKSTLSSVLVGNPAFEVTQGEVIFNGKNLLDLEPEDRSREGIFLSFQYPVEIPGVSMVNFMRAALNEHRKYKGLEPVSATDFLKLMREKRAIVELDNKLASRSVNEGFSGGEKKRNEIFQMAMLEPKLAILDETDSGLDIDALRIVANGVNQLRTPENAAIVITHYQRLLDYIKPDVVHVLYKGRIVKTAGPELALELEEKGYDWIKKEMGDE from the coding sequence ATGTTAGATATAAAGAACTTACATGCCAATGTAAATGGCAAAGAGATATTGAAAGGGATCGATCTTTCTGTGAAAGCCGGTGAGGTGCATGCTATCATGGGACCGAACGGTTCGGGTAAAAGTACCCTTAGCAGTGTGTTGGTCGGTAATCCTGCTTTTGAGGTGACTCAGGGTGAAGTGATTTTCAACGGAAAAAATCTGTTGGACCTGGAGCCGGAAGACCGTAGTCGTGAAGGTATCTTTCTGAGTTTCCAGTATCCGGTTGAAATACCGGGTGTAAGTATGGTAAACTTTATGCGTGCCGCTCTGAACGAACACCGTAAATATAAAGGTCTTGAACCGGTTTCGGCTACAGACTTCCTGAAACTGATGCGTGAAAAGCGTGCAATCGTCGAGCTGGACAACAAACTGGCTAGCCGTAGTGTGAACGAAGGTTTCTCAGGTGGTGAAAAGAAACGCAACGAAATATTCCAGATGGCTATGCTTGAACCCAAGTTGGCTATCCTCGATGAAACCGACAGCGGACTGGATATCGATGCACTCCGTATCGTGGCAAATGGCGTAAACCAGTTGCGTACACCGGAGAATGCGGCAATCGTGATTACTCACTATCAGCGTCTGTTGGATTATATCAAACCGGATGTGGTACATGTGTTGTACAAAGGCCGTATTGTAAAGACTGCAGGTCCGGAACTTGCTCTTGAACTGGAAGAAAAAGGATACGACTGGATCAAGAAAGAAATGGGAGATGAGTGA
- a CDS encoding GNAT family N-acetyltransferase: MRIEQTTDYPYDLLLLADPNREFVDNYLKTSDCFIAIEGDKAVGVVVVQKQTATMAEVLNLAVDESFQRKGIARRLLRFISDEWAEKNQVELLKVCTGTSAPGPLMLYQQEGFDLKELDRDYFVRNYPEPIWENGLQCRHQLILEKELKRLIDIK; the protein is encoded by the coding sequence ATGCGGATCGAGCAAACGACAGATTATCCTTACGACTTGCTTTTGCTGGCAGATCCTAACCGTGAATTTGTAGACAATTATCTGAAAACTTCCGATTGTTTTATAGCGATAGAAGGCGATAAAGCGGTCGGGGTAGTCGTTGTACAGAAACAGACTGCTACCATGGCTGAAGTTTTGAATCTGGCAGTGGATGAATCTTTTCAGCGTAAAGGAATCGCACGCCGTTTGTTGCGATTTATTTCGGATGAATGGGCAGAGAAAAATCAGGTAGAGTTGTTAAAAGTATGTACCGGAACTTCCGCTCCGGGGCCTTTAATGCTTTATCAACAGGAAGGTTTCGACCTGAAAGAGTTGGACCGTGATTACTTCGTACGGAATTATCCGGAACCCATTTGGGAGAACGGCCTACAATGCCGGCATCAGTTGATACTGGAAAAAGAATTGAAACGACTAATTGACATAAAATAA
- the sufD gene encoding Fe-S cluster assembly protein SufD produces the protein MSEMRAEQQYIDLFTRYEDLVRRHSAPVMNAPRAEALADFDRLGFPSVKSEDYKYTDVAQAFAPDYGVNINRLAIPVNPYDVFRCDVPNLSTSLYFVINDTFYDKMMPKAHLPEGVYAGGLKTFAEKYPEVAARYYGKAAKSSHDGIIALNTMLAQDGFVLYVPEGVAVERPIQLINIFRSDVDAMANRRILVIMEPRSEAKLLICDHSIDDVKFLATQVVEIFAGEGAYFDYYDLEESSISTTRFTSVHVKQETSSNVLVNGITLNNGLTRNNYYIELNGEYAEATLCGMSVADREQQVDTYSHITHAVPNCTSTELFKNVLNDQAVGVFSGRILVKEDAQKTAAYQTNRNLCATREARMYSKPQLEIYADDVKCSHGMTTGQLDENALFYMRSRGIPLNEARMMLSVAFTSDVIDYVRLDALKDRLHKLVEKRFRGELARCADCRICK, from the coding sequence ATGAGTGAGATGAGAGCTGAACAACAATATATCGATCTTTTTACCCGTTATGAAGACCTGGTGCGCCGGCATAGTGCACCGGTGATGAATGCTCCACGTGCAGAGGCTCTGGCTGATTTCGATCGTCTGGGTTTTCCTTCGGTAAAAAGTGAAGATTATAAATATACAGATGTCGCGCAGGCATTTGCTCCCGATTATGGAGTGAATATCAATCGTCTGGCTATTCCGGTGAATCCGTATGACGTGTTCCGTTGTGATGTCCCGAATCTTAGTACTTCACTTTATTTCGTGATCAACGATACGTTTTACGATAAGATGATGCCCAAAGCACATCTGCCGGAAGGTGTATATGCCGGCGGACTGAAAACGTTTGCCGAGAAATACCCGGAAGTGGCTGCCCGTTATTACGGTAAAGCTGCCAAAAGTAGTCATGATGGCATTATTGCTTTAAATACTATGCTGGCACAGGATGGTTTTGTGCTTTATGTGCCGGAAGGTGTAGCCGTTGAGCGTCCTATCCAGTTGATCAACATATTCCGAAGTGATGTGGATGCGATGGCAAACCGTCGTATCCTGGTGATCATGGAACCCCGTTCGGAAGCTAAATTGCTGATCTGCGATCATAGTATAGATGACGTGAAGTTCCTGGCTACACAGGTGGTAGAGATTTTTGCCGGCGAAGGTGCCTATTTCGATTATTACGATCTGGAGGAAAGCAGTATATCTACTACTCGTTTTACTTCTGTACATGTGAAGCAGGAGACTTCCAGCAATGTCCTGGTGAATGGTATAACGTTGAATAACGGACTTACCCGTAATAACTATTATATAGAGTTGAATGGTGAGTATGCCGAAGCGACTTTGTGTGGTATGTCGGTTGCAGACCGTGAACAACAGGTCGATACGTATAGCCATATTACGCATGCGGTGCCGAATTGTACCAGTACAGAATTGTTCAAGAATGTTCTGAACGACCAGGCTGTCGGTGTTTTCAGCGGTCGTATCCTAGTGAAGGAAGATGCCCAGAAAACGGCGGCCTATCAGACGAACCGGAATCTTTGTGCTACCCGTGAAGCCCGTATGTACAGTAAACCGCAACTGGAAATCTATGCGGATGATGTAAAGTGCTCGCATGGCATGACTACCGGACAGCTGGATGAAAATGCCTTGTTCTATATGCGAAGTCGCGGTATTCCTCTTAATGAGGCCCGGATGATGCTGAGTGTCGCATTTACGTCGGATGTGATCGATTATGTCCGCTTGGATGCGTTGAAAGACCGTTTGCATAAGCTGGTTGAAAAGCGTTTCCGCGGTGAATTAGCCCGTTGTGCCGATTGCCGCATCTGTAAATAA
- the nusA gene encoding transcription termination factor NusA: MAKKEETISMIDTLAEFKELKNIDKDTMISVLEDSFRNVIAKMFGTDENYDVIINPEKGDFEIWRNRTVVADDELEDPNLQLTLTEARKIDADCEVGEEVTDEVHFADFGRRAILNLRQTLASKILELQKDSLYAKYKDKIGTIVAADVYQVWKKEILLLDDEGNELLLPKSEQIPSDFYRKGETVRAVVQKVDNYNNNPKIILSRTDKMFLQRLFELEVPEINDGLIMIKAIARIPGERAKVAVESYDDRIDPVGACVGMKGSRIHGIVRELRNENIDVINYTSNVSLFIQRALSPAKISSIRVNEEEHKAEVYLRPEEVSLAIGKGGLNIKLACMLTEYTIDVFRDVEGADEEDIYLDEFTDEIDSWVIEAFKNIGCYTAKSVLAMPREELIERADLEETTVDEVLAILSAEFEDESQE; the protein is encoded by the coding sequence ATGGCCAAGAAAGAGGAAACAATCAGTATGATTGACACCCTTGCGGAGTTCAAGGAGTTGAAAAATATAGATAAGGATACGATGATCAGCGTATTGGAAGATTCCTTCCGTAACGTAATCGCTAAGATGTTTGGTACGGATGAGAATTATGACGTGATTATCAATCCTGAGAAAGGTGACTTCGAGATCTGGAGAAACCGCACCGTGGTGGCTGATGATGAACTGGAAGATCCTAATCTGCAGCTTACATTGACTGAGGCCCGTAAGATAGACGCCGACTGTGAAGTGGGTGAAGAAGTGACTGATGAAGTGCATTTCGCTGATTTCGGACGTCGTGCCATTCTGAACCTGCGTCAGACACTGGCTTCGAAGATTCTTGAATTGCAGAAGGATAGTTTATATGCTAAATATAAAGACAAAATAGGTACGATCGTAGCAGCTGATGTTTATCAGGTGTGGAAGAAAGAGATTCTGTTGCTGGATGACGAGGGTAATGAGTTGCTGCTCCCGAAATCAGAACAAATCCCTTCCGATTTCTACCGTAAAGGTGAAACCGTTCGTGCGGTTGTACAAAAAGTGGATAATTATAACAATAATCCGAAGATTATTCTGTCGCGTACAGATAAAATGTTCCTGCAGCGCTTATTTGAACTCGAGGTTCCTGAAATTAACGACGGCCTGATCATGATCAAGGCTATCGCGCGTATCCCGGGGGAAAGAGCCAAAGTGGCTGTTGAGTCGTATGACGACCGTATCGACCCGGTAGGTGCCTGCGTTGGAATGAAAGGTTCTCGTATTCATGGAATTGTTCGTGAATTGAGAAACGAGAACATCGATGTAATTAATTATACATCCAATGTGTCGCTGTTTATCCAGCGTGCATTAAGCCCGGCAAAAATTTCCTCTATACGAGTGAACGAAGAAGAACACAAGGCAGAGGTTTACCTTCGTCCTGAAGAAGTTTCATTGGCTATTGGTAAAGGCGGTTTGAATATTAAACTGGCCTGTATGTTGACAGAATACACGATCGATGTATTCCGTGATGTGGAAGGAGCTGATGAGGAAGATATTTATCTGGATGAATTTACAGATGAAATAGACAGCTGGGTAATTGAAGCATTCAAGAATATAGGTTGTTATACGGCTAAGAGCGTTTTAGCGATGCCGCGTGAAGAACTTATTGAACGTGCCGACCTTGAAGAGACAACAGTCGACGAGGTACTTGCTATCTTATCTGCCGAATTTGAAGATGAAAGTCAGGAATAA
- a CDS encoding RNA polymerase sigma-70 factor, with protein MENTTDLKAFNQLFTDYQGRFIRFANTYVRDIAVAEDFTIEALMYYWENRHSLEENSNVPAYILTIIKNKCLNYLQHLQVREDVNEQLLNHAEWELNTRISTLEACDPGELFTAEAQEIVNKTLAGLPEQTRVVFAMSRYENKSHKEIAEALGITTKGVEYHISKALKKLHTNLKDYYPVFLYLFYVN; from the coding sequence ATGGAGAATACAACAGACTTAAAAGCTTTCAATCAATTATTTACTGATTATCAAGGCCGATTTATCCGCTTTGCGAATACGTATGTAAGGGATATTGCCGTTGCCGAGGACTTTACGATTGAAGCTTTGATGTATTATTGGGAAAACCGCCATTCACTGGAAGAAAATTCGAATGTTCCGGCTTATATTCTTACCATTATTAAAAATAAGTGCCTCAACTACCTTCAGCATCTCCAGGTAAGGGAAGATGTAAACGAACAACTATTGAACCATGCAGAGTGGGAATTAAATACCCGTATATCCACTCTCGAAGCCTGTGATCCAGGCGAACTATTCACTGCAGAAGCACAGGAAATAGTAAATAAAACCCTGGCCGGTTTACCAGAACAAACCAGAGTTGTATTTGCTATGAGCCGTTATGAAAACAAATCTCATAAAGAAATTGCAGAAGCCCTGGGTATAACCACTAAAGGTGTAGAATATCACATTTCTAAAGCATTAAAGAAACTGCATACCAACCTGAAGGATTATTACCCGGTTTTCCTGTACTTATTTTATGTCAATTAG
- a CDS encoding CvpA family protein translates to MNWLDITLLCLAGIGFAKGLFDGMIKQVVSLIALLVAIFFCAKAAVWLKGYIIALGWFPPEGVTILSYVAGFILIMGVVLLAGEVVHRVIGVTPLSILNHLAGGFLGLGLMIVFVSLLLNILEGIDRGSVLIPRESKVESRFYNSVKDIVPTIYPGNLFSWKE, encoded by the coding sequence ATGAACTGGTTAGACATCACATTGCTATGTCTGGCAGGAATTGGATTTGCGAAAGGCCTGTTTGATGGAATGATCAAACAGGTTGTTTCGCTTATAGCCCTCCTTGTTGCTATCTTTTTCTGTGCAAAAGCGGCTGTCTGGCTGAAAGGATATATCATTGCCCTGGGGTGGTTTCCGCCCGAAGGAGTAACGATCCTTAGTTATGTGGCCGGTTTTATCCTAATAATGGGAGTTGTTTTATTGGCAGGAGAAGTTGTACATAGGGTGATAGGGGTTACGCCTCTCAGTATATTGAACCATCTGGCTGGTGGATTTCTCGGGTTAGGCCTGATGATTGTATTTGTCAGCCTGTTGCTGAATATACTGGAAGGTATTGATCGTGGTTCGGTACTGATCCCGCGGGAATCGAAGGTCGAATCCCGTTTTTATAATTCAGTCAAAGATATAGTTCCAACCATTTACCCCGGAAATTTGTTCTCATGGAAGGAGTAA
- the rimP gene encoding ribosome assembly cofactor RimP, whose product MIEKGVITQLVEEKLASSDNYLVDVVVKPGNLIIIEIDNDEGVCIDDCAALSRYVEEHLDREVEDFELEVGSAGVTSPFKVLRQYVKNIGNEVEMLLKNGVKLCGVLNSADENGVVVTVEKQVKPEGSKRKMTVQENQSYTFDEIKYTKYLIRFK is encoded by the coding sequence ATGATTGAAAAGGGAGTAATAACTCAGTTGGTTGAAGAAAAATTGGCTTCTTCCGACAATTATTTAGTTGACGTGGTGGTTAAGCCGGGAAACCTTATTATTATCGAGATAGATAATGATGAGGGTGTTTGTATTGATGATTGTGCAGCATTGAGCCGGTATGTGGAAGAACATCTGGACCGTGAGGTGGAAGATTTCGAGCTGGAAGTAGGTTCGGCTGGTGTTACTTCTCCTTTTAAAGTACTTCGTCAGTATGTGAAGAATATAGGAAACGAAGTGGAAATGTTACTGAAAAATGGCGTGAAGCTGTGCGGAGTTTTGAATTCGGCAGACGAAAATGGAGTGGTGGTTACCGTTGAAAAACAGGTGAAACCCGAAGGCTCCAAGCGGAAAATGACAGTTCAGGAAAATCAATCCTATACATTCGATGAAATAAAATATACAAAATACCTAATAAGATTCAAGTAA